One region of Enterobacter ludwigii genomic DNA includes:
- a CDS encoding EAL domain-containing protein yields the protein MTAQNLIYTPPQLQTLSQDIVGIKLEPIVALTSLRQIGAEVLSIMSETRHSEAFFHRQSAEESITLLEAQLVALKNTPHCHNLFINLPITVLTESESFQRLIRLSGAPLNIEIVDLAAFLALSVAQKQSVIQNLQQLRRQGHSIWLDDIDEVLISSFISCRLPLSGIKIDKEAFWRLRATPALRQLVSLCFQLAGKVLIEGIETERDHTWALQAGADLGQGYYWPSWTWPED from the coding sequence GTGACAGCGCAAAACCTGATCTATACGCCCCCCCAGCTACAGACCCTTTCTCAGGACATCGTCGGCATTAAACTTGAGCCCATTGTCGCCCTCACCTCTTTGCGTCAGATTGGCGCTGAGGTGCTTAGCATCATGTCCGAAACACGGCACAGTGAGGCGTTTTTCCATCGTCAGTCCGCAGAAGAGTCGATAACCCTGCTTGAAGCGCAGCTTGTCGCGTTAAAAAATACACCGCACTGTCATAACCTTTTTATTAATCTGCCGATAACCGTCCTGACAGAGTCAGAATCTTTTCAGCGACTTATCCGGCTGAGTGGGGCTCCGCTGAATATTGAGATCGTCGATCTCGCGGCTTTTTTGGCGCTGTCTGTTGCACAGAAACAGAGCGTCATTCAGAACCTGCAGCAACTCAGAAGGCAGGGGCACAGCATCTGGCTGGATGATATTGATGAAGTATTAATATCGTCGTTTATATCCTGTCGCCTACCGTTAAGCGGCATCAAGATTGATAAAGAAGCTTTCTGGCGCTTACGCGCCACCCCTGCGCTGAGGCAACTGGTTTCACTTTGCTTTCAGCTTGCCGGGAAAGTTCTTATCGAAGGGATTGAAACTGAGCGCGATCACACCTGGGCACTGCAGGCGGGCGCAGATCTCGGCCAGGGGTATTACTGGCCGTCCTGGACATGGCCGGAGGATTAA
- a CDS encoding cytochrome P450 — MAYVDKALRFNPASPVFQENLHDVYHHMRNHQPVTRIGKTWVLTRYQDVYQAMKERAFVSSGIPEDVHAVLEKECFNLPPRLRDLLYGIVLFEEGSVHRAHRQALQALFTGESWRALTHLISHESHSVVAALPTARPFDGVRQIAAPLWGKLFTVWLNLPQAQQEVVEQEKSAIRLLLDPSAIDREGLQRLIKALSRLDDSFLQLAQAHREGYDSLFYRSLLKGYGGDGNALYERFSTDCITMLIGGSETSEALTGNLLYMLALHPELQDGVRNNTLRMKEIVSETMRFESPLQMGRRNVAAPVHFLGRELKAGDNVLLCLGSANRDERVFEEASRFIPGRKNAQRQLGFGAGVHQCIGQLLAQFQAENLAAALSKRGITALDGEAKWSNRSLILRTLETLPLKID; from the coding sequence ATGGCATATGTCGACAAAGCGCTTCGGTTTAATCCTGCCTCTCCTGTCTTTCAGGAGAATCTTCACGACGTCTATCACCATATGCGAAACCATCAGCCGGTGACGCGAATCGGGAAAACATGGGTGCTTACCCGCTATCAGGACGTGTATCAGGCAATGAAAGAGCGTGCATTCGTCTCTTCAGGTATCCCTGAAGACGTGCATGCTGTACTGGAAAAAGAGTGTTTTAACCTTCCGCCCCGGCTGCGGGATCTTCTCTACGGCATTGTCCTTTTTGAGGAGGGAAGTGTTCATCGCGCTCACCGTCAGGCTCTGCAAGCTCTGTTTACCGGCGAATCCTGGAGGGCATTAACCCATCTCATCTCACACGAATCACATTCAGTGGTAGCCGCTTTACCCACAGCTCGCCCGTTTGACGGAGTTCGGCAGATTGCAGCGCCGCTATGGGGGAAGCTTTTCACCGTATGGCTTAACCTGCCGCAGGCGCAACAGGAGGTGGTGGAGCAAGAGAAAAGTGCCATCAGGCTATTGCTGGATCCCAGCGCCATTGACCGTGAGGGGCTTCAGAGGCTGATAAAAGCGCTCTCCCGTCTGGATGATAGCTTTCTCCAGCTCGCACAGGCGCACAGAGAAGGTTACGATTCGCTGTTTTATCGCAGCCTGCTGAAAGGATATGGCGGAGATGGGAATGCGCTTTATGAGCGGTTTAGCACGGACTGCATCACGATGCTTATTGGCGGCAGTGAAACCAGCGAAGCGCTAACCGGAAATCTGCTCTATATGCTGGCATTGCATCCGGAATTGCAGGATGGGGTCAGAAATAACACGCTGCGGATGAAAGAGATAGTAAGCGAAACGATGCGCTTTGAATCCCCGCTTCAGATGGGTAGGCGGAATGTTGCGGCTCCTGTGCATTTTCTGGGGCGTGAACTGAAGGCTGGCGATAACGTGTTACTGTGCCTTGGCTCCGCTAACCGGGATGAACGCGTTTTTGAAGAGGCGTCGCGCTTTATTCCGGGCAGAAAGAATGCACAGCGACAGCTAGGGTTTGGAGCAGGTGTGCACCAGTGCATCGGGCAGTTGCTGGCGCAGTTTCAGGCTGAAAATCTGGCGGCGGCCCTGAGCAAGCGAGGGATTACCGCTTTGGACGGTGAGGCGAAATGGTCGAATCGAAGTCTGATCCTGAGAACGCTGGAGACACTTCCGCTTAAGATCGACTAA
- a CDS encoding iron ABC transporter substrate-binding protein: protein MNSRLLSCFSLALLSSSLLLSTQSVAADNNEGIVVYNAQHENLVKSWVDGFTKETGIKVTLRNGDDSELGNQLVQEGSASPADVFLTENSPSMVLVDNANLFAPLNADTLKQVPAEYRPAHGRWIGIAARSTVFVYNPEKLTEQQLPKSLMDLAKPEWKGRWAASPSGADFQAIVSAMLALKGEKATLEWLKAMKTNFVAYKGNSTVMKAVNAGQIDGGVIYHYYRFVDQSKTGENSKNTQLYYFKHQDPGAFVSLSGGGVLASSKHKEQAQAFIKYITGKEGQESLRTNNAFEYAVGVNAASNPKLVPLKDLDAPKVEPSTLNSKKVIELMTQAGLL, encoded by the coding sequence ATGAATTCTCGTCTGCTGTCATGTTTCTCCCTTGCCTTGTTGTCTTCATCACTTTTACTTTCTACACAATCAGTTGCGGCCGATAACAACGAGGGTATCGTTGTCTACAACGCGCAGCACGAAAACCTGGTTAAGTCGTGGGTTGACGGTTTTACTAAAGAAACCGGTATTAAAGTGACTCTGCGTAACGGTGATGACAGCGAGCTGGGTAACCAGCTGGTTCAGGAAGGCAGCGCATCGCCAGCAGACGTATTCCTGACGGAAAACTCGCCGTCCATGGTTCTGGTGGATAATGCCAACCTGTTCGCGCCGCTGAATGCAGATACCCTGAAGCAGGTACCAGCAGAATATCGTCCGGCGCACGGTCGCTGGATCGGGATTGCTGCCCGCAGCACGGTGTTCGTGTATAACCCGGAAAAACTGACCGAACAGCAGCTGCCAAAATCGCTGATGGATCTGGCGAAACCTGAGTGGAAAGGCCGTTGGGCGGCATCACCGTCAGGCGCAGATTTCCAGGCCATCGTGAGCGCAATGCTGGCCCTGAAAGGCGAGAAGGCGACTCTGGAATGGCTTAAAGCGATGAAAACCAATTTTGTTGCCTACAAAGGTAACAGCACCGTCATGAAGGCCGTCAATGCCGGTCAGATTGATGGCGGCGTGATTTATCACTACTACCGTTTTGTCGACCAGTCCAAAACGGGTGAAAACAGCAAAAACACCCAGCTCTACTACTTCAAACACCAGGATCCGGGCGCGTTTGTGAGCCTCTCCGGCGGTGGTGTACTGGCATCCAGCAAACACAAAGAGCAAGCACAGGCGTTCATCAAATACATCACGGGTAAAGAAGGCCAGGAAAGCCTGCGTACCAACAATGCCTTTGAATATGCTGTGGGTGTAAATGCTGCCTCTAACCCGAAACTTGTTCCGCTGAAAGATCTCGATGCGCCGAAAGTTGAACCTTCAACGCTCAACAGTAAAAAAGTTATCGAGCTGATGACACAAGCCGGTCTGCTGTGA
- a CDS encoding iron ABC transporter permease gives MSGLSLDIGKNRVQEPARRRPALPMVALAVLFSLMALLPLGFIIAIGIETGWETIKALVFRPRVAELLSNTLWLTALAVPLCIVTGVAIAWLTERTQLAGRGIWSALAVAPLAIPAFVQSYAWVSVVPSMHGLSAGVFLSVLAYYPFIYMPVAAVLRRLDPTLEDVAASLGTPPWRVFFRVVLPQLKLAICGGALLVALHLLAEYGLYVMIRFDTFTTAIYDQFQSTFSGPAANMLAGVLALCCLAILVLEGVTRGKARYARIGAGAAREQKRWPLKPAAAALGQLFFIVLIVLALGVPLIVLCRWIWLGGVQNWMSADLWHSLRQTLMLGVGGALLTTACVIPIAWLGIRYPHRVFRMLEGCIYITSSLPGIVTALALVTVTIHYARPIYQTEITLFLAYLLMFMPRALINLRAGIAQAPVELENVARSLGSTPAKALWSVTMRLAAPGAAAGAALVFLGVSNELTATLLLSPLGTRTLSTGFWALTSEIDYVAAAPYAMLMILISLPLTAILYMQSKKIAGL, from the coding sequence ATGTCTGGTCTAAGTCTCGACATCGGCAAAAACAGAGTGCAGGAGCCTGCTCGCAGGCGTCCTGCACTGCCGATGGTTGCGTTAGCTGTCCTGTTTTCATTAATGGCGCTTCTGCCTTTAGGTTTTATCATTGCCATTGGCATTGAGACGGGCTGGGAGACGATTAAGGCGCTGGTGTTCCGCCCGCGTGTTGCTGAGTTGCTCAGCAACACGCTGTGGCTGACGGCGTTAGCGGTTCCGCTTTGTATTGTGACAGGCGTAGCAATCGCCTGGCTCACAGAGCGCACGCAGCTTGCCGGACGAGGGATCTGGTCTGCGCTGGCGGTGGCTCCGCTGGCTATCCCCGCGTTTGTACAAAGTTATGCGTGGGTAAGTGTTGTCCCGTCGATGCATGGACTTTCTGCAGGCGTGTTCCTCTCCGTGCTTGCCTACTATCCCTTTATCTATATGCCGGTAGCGGCGGTGCTGCGCCGCCTTGACCCGACGCTGGAAGATGTGGCCGCTTCGCTCGGCACGCCGCCGTGGCGGGTCTTTTTCCGCGTGGTGCTGCCACAACTCAAGCTGGCTATCTGCGGCGGCGCGCTGCTGGTGGCGCTGCACCTGCTGGCGGAATATGGCCTGTACGTGATGATCCGTTTTGATACCTTCACCACGGCGATTTATGACCAGTTTCAGTCTACCTTCAGCGGTCCTGCCGCAAACATGCTGGCGGGTGTACTGGCCCTGTGCTGTCTGGCTATCTTAGTGCTGGAAGGCGTGACGCGCGGAAAAGCACGCTACGCGCGCATTGGTGCTGGTGCCGCACGTGAACAGAAGCGCTGGCCGCTGAAACCCGCTGCGGCTGCGCTGGGTCAGCTGTTTTTCATCGTGCTGATTGTTCTGGCACTGGGCGTGCCATTAATTGTTCTGTGTCGCTGGATTTGGCTCGGCGGTGTGCAAAACTGGATGAGCGCCGATCTCTGGCACTCACTGCGCCAGACGCTGATGCTTGGTGTGGGTGGTGCTCTGTTGACGACAGCGTGTGTGATCCCCATCGCCTGGCTCGGAATTCGCTACCCCCACCGCGTTTTTCGTATGCTGGAAGGCTGCATCTACATCACCAGTTCGCTGCCGGGGATTGTCACCGCGCTTGCGCTGGTCACTGTCACCATTCATTACGCCCGTCCCATTTACCAGACGGAAATTACCCTGTTCCTTGCCTATCTGCTGATGTTTATGCCCCGCGCGCTCATTAACCTGCGTGCCGGGATAGCACAGGCACCGGTGGAACTGGAAAACGTGGCGCGCAGTCTTGGCAGTACGCCGGCGAAGGCACTATGGAGCGTCACGATGCGGCTGGCTGCGCCAGGTGCGGCAGCGGGGGCGGCACTTGTTTTCCTCGGTGTCAGCAACGAGCTGACTGCGACTCTGCTGCTCTCTCCGCTGGGCACGCGCACGCTCTCCACCGGGTTCTGGGCGCTGACCAGTGAAATTGACTATGTGGCCGCAGCGCCTTACGCAATGCTGATGATCCTGATTTCACTCCCGCTGACCGCCATTCTCTATATGCAGTCGAAAAAAATTGCAGGGCTTTGA
- a CDS encoding ABC transporter ATP-binding protein has product MLELTSISKTFSDVQVLDSLNLSVAPGSRTAIVGPSGSGKTTLLRILAGFETPDTGRIVMQGRTLFDENSFVPAHLRGIGFVPQEGALFPHLNVADNIAWGLDGTRHEKRQRIEALMDMVSLDRQLATHWPHEISGGQQQRVALARALAQRPSLMLLDEPFSALDTGLRAMTRKATADLLAEAGVASILVTHDQNEALSFATQVAVMRAGRFTQVGTPYEVYTQPVDEETALFLGDAVILPAQLNAGSALCALGEVPTDNAHATGEGRVMMRPEQLRVTACAAHESPISILDVDFTGQLSTLTLGLAGQQQPVILKTVSQPGWNPGTSVRIDIAGTARVFEYS; this is encoded by the coding sequence ATGCTTGAATTAACCTCCATTTCTAAAACATTCTCTGATGTGCAGGTGCTCGACAGCTTAAACCTGAGCGTTGCCCCCGGGAGCCGGACGGCAATTGTCGGGCCATCCGGGTCAGGTAAAACCACGCTGCTGCGAATTCTTGCCGGGTTTGAAACACCGGACACCGGGCGTATTGTCATGCAGGGGCGAACGCTGTTCGATGAGAACAGTTTTGTCCCCGCCCACCTGCGCGGGATCGGTTTTGTTCCTCAGGAGGGCGCATTGTTCCCGCATCTTAATGTGGCAGATAACATTGCCTGGGGGCTGGACGGTACCCGTCATGAGAAGCGTCAGCGTATTGAAGCGCTGATGGATATGGTTTCGCTGGACAGGCAGCTTGCGACACACTGGCCGCATGAGATTTCCGGTGGGCAGCAGCAGCGTGTGGCGCTGGCCCGTGCGCTGGCCCAACGTCCTTCATTGATGCTGCTGGATGAACCTTTCTCGGCTCTGGATACGGGCCTGCGCGCGATGACGCGCAAAGCAACGGCCGATCTGCTGGCCGAAGCGGGCGTTGCCTCCATTCTGGTCACCCACGATCAGAACGAAGCGTTGTCGTTTGCCACCCAGGTTGCCGTCATGCGTGCCGGACGTTTTACCCAGGTTGGTACGCCTTATGAAGTCTACACGCAGCCTGTTGACGAAGAAACGGCGCTGTTTCTTGGAGATGCGGTGATCCTGCCAGCTCAGCTCAATGCCGGGAGTGCCCTGTGCGCGCTGGGTGAGGTGCCGACGGACAACGCGCATGCGACAGGAGAGGGCAGGGTAATGATGCGCCCCGAACAGCTGCGCGTAACGGCATGTGCAGCGCATGAAAGCCCGATCTCGATTCTTGATGTGGATTTCACCGGTCAGCTGTCGACGCTCACCCTGGGATTAGCCGGGCAACAGCAGCCTGTGATTCTGAAGACGGTAAGCCAGCCTGGGTGGAACCCTGGGACGTCGGTACGCATTGATATTGCTGGCACGGCGCGTGTTTTTGAATATTCTTAA
- the yahO gene encoding DUF1471 family periplasmic protein YahO, which yields MKKTTAILLGTALLFTTNAFAAQLLTKNEFKKVASQYQKIGTVSTSNEVSVDDAKKELIEKADKKGADVLVLTSGNTNNKIHGTANIYKKK from the coding sequence ATGAAAAAGACAACAGCTATTTTGTTGGGAACTGCGTTACTGTTTACGACCAATGCGTTTGCTGCCCAACTGCTGACAAAAAATGAGTTCAAGAAAGTTGCGTCTCAGTATCAAAAAATCGGTACGGTAAGCACCTCGAATGAAGTATCGGTGGATGACGCAAAAAAAGAGCTGATTGAAAAAGCGGATAAGAAAGGCGCGGATGTGCTGGTGCTCACTTCAGGTAACACCAACAATAAAATTCACGGTACGGCGAATATTTACAAGAAAAAATAA
- the pheP gene encoding phenylalanine transporter — MKDASSASGNGSTEASSEQNPTLQRGLQNRHIQLIALGGAIGTGLFLGIGPAIQMAGPAVLLGYGIAGVIAFLIMRQLGEMVVEEPVSGSFAHFAYKYWGPFAGFLSGWNYWVMFVLVGMAELTAAGIYMQYWLPDVPTWIWAAAFFIIINAVNLVNVRLYGETEFWFALIKVLAIIGMIGFGLWLLFSGHGGERATIDNLWQHGGFLATGWKGLILSLAVIMFSFGGLELIGITAAEARDPHKSIPKAVNQVVYRILLFYIGSLVVLLALYPWVEVKSDSSPFVMIFHDLNSNVVASALNFVILVASLSVYNSGVYSNSRMLFGLSVQGNAPRFLTRVSRRGVPVNSLLLSGAITSLVVLINYLLPKEAFGLLMALVVATLLLNWIMICLAHLRFRAAMRRKGRETQFKALLYPAGNYLCIAFLGLILVLMCTMDEMRLSAMLLPVWVIFLFAAFKLSRKK, encoded by the coding sequence GTGAAAGACGCGTCATCCGCTTCAGGCAACGGTAGTACTGAAGCTTCGTCGGAACAGAATCCGACGCTGCAACGTGGTTTGCAAAATCGACATATTCAGTTAATTGCCCTCGGCGGCGCAATTGGTACCGGGTTGTTTCTCGGTATCGGTCCTGCGATTCAGATGGCTGGCCCGGCGGTTCTGCTGGGCTACGGTATCGCCGGGGTTATCGCCTTCCTGATCATGCGCCAGCTCGGTGAGATGGTCGTTGAAGAGCCGGTTTCAGGCTCCTTCGCACACTTTGCTTATAAATACTGGGGCCCGTTTGCAGGCTTCCTGTCCGGCTGGAACTACTGGGTGATGTTCGTGCTGGTGGGGATGGCTGAGCTGACGGCGGCTGGCATCTATATGCAGTACTGGCTGCCGGACGTTCCGACGTGGATTTGGGCGGCGGCCTTCTTCATTATCATTAACGCCGTTAACCTCGTGAATGTGCGCCTGTATGGTGAAACCGAGTTCTGGTTCGCGCTGATTAAAGTGCTGGCGATTATCGGTATGATCGGCTTTGGCCTCTGGCTGCTGTTCTCAGGTCACGGTGGCGAGCGTGCCACTATCGACAACCTGTGGCAACACGGCGGTTTCCTGGCAACGGGCTGGAAGGGGCTTATTCTCTCTCTTGCCGTGATTATGTTCTCCTTTGGCGGCCTGGAGTTGATTGGCATCACCGCTGCTGAAGCGCGCGATCCGCATAAAAGCATTCCTAAAGCGGTCAACCAGGTGGTGTACCGTATTCTGCTGTTCTATATCGGTTCGCTGGTGGTGCTGCTTGCGCTCTACCCGTGGGTTGAGGTGAAGTCTGACAGCAGTCCATTTGTGATGATTTTCCACGATTTGAACAGCAACGTGGTGGCCTCTGCGCTGAACTTCGTCATTCTGGTTGCATCACTCTCGGTCTATAACAGCGGTGTCTACTCCAACAGTCGCATGCTGTTTGGCCTCTCTGTGCAGGGCAACGCGCCGAGGTTTCTAACCCGCGTCAGCCGTCGTGGCGTGCCGGTGAATTCGCTGTTGCTTTCTGGCGCTATCACGTCGCTGGTGGTGTTGATTAACTATCTGTTACCGAAAGAGGCCTTTGGCCTGCTGATGGCGCTGGTGGTTGCCACGTTGCTCCTGAACTGGATCATGATCTGCCTGGCGCACCTGCGTTTTCGCGCGGCGATGCGCCGCAAGGGGCGTGAAACACAGTTTAAGGCGCTGCTCTATCCGGCAGGTAACTATCTCTGTATCGCTTTCCTGGGGCTGATTCTGGTGCTGATGTGCACGATGGATGAGATGCGCCTGTCGGCGATGCTGCTGCCAGTGTGGGTGATTTTCCTGTTTGCGGCGTTTAAGCTTTCCCGCAAGAAATAG